The following coding sequences are from one Streptomyces sp. NBC_01232 window:
- a CDS encoding glycerophosphodiester phosphodiesterase translates to MSTLTAVGHRGDPYRVRENTLASIRSAFARGADAVEIDVRLTRDGVPVLLHDETLLRLWGHDVRLGDVTAPQLKELTQGGVPTLHDALLAAGPGRLMLDLPGATFESVRTVVDQVRECGARERTFYCAGPNTMLAVRAADPAAEIALTWTTLSPPRRVLIDAVAPRWLNYRFGLVSRELVDALHRDGLLVSAWTADTRRTMKGLLTAGVDSITTNRLDALAAVRAGLGR, encoded by the coding sequence ATGAGCACTCTGACTGCCGTCGGCCACCGCGGCGATCCCTACCGTGTCCGTGAGAACACCCTGGCTTCGATCCGCTCCGCGTTCGCGCGCGGGGCGGACGCCGTCGAGATCGACGTACGGCTCACCCGTGACGGAGTGCCGGTCCTGCTCCACGACGAAACGCTCCTGCGGCTGTGGGGCCACGACGTGCGCCTCGGCGACGTGACGGCCCCGCAGCTGAAGGAGCTCACGCAGGGCGGGGTTCCCACGCTGCACGACGCCCTGCTGGCCGCCGGGCCGGGCCGGCTGATGCTCGATCTCCCGGGCGCCACCTTCGAATCGGTGCGCACGGTCGTGGACCAGGTCCGCGAATGCGGGGCGCGCGAGCGGACGTTCTACTGCGCGGGCCCGAACACGATGCTGGCGGTCCGCGCCGCCGACCCGGCCGCGGAGATCGCGCTGACCTGGACCACGCTGTCGCCGCCGCGGCGGGTGCTGATCGACGCCGTGGCGCCGCGCTGGCTCAACTACCGCTTCGGGCTGGTGAGCCGGGAGCTGGTGGACGCGCTCCACCGGGACGGCCTGCTGGTGTCGGCGTGGACCGCGGACACCAGGCGGACGATGAAGGGCCTCCTCACGGCGGGGGTCGATTCGATCACCACGAACCGGCTGGACGCACTGGCGGCCGTGCGGGCCGGCCTCGGACGGTGA
- a CDS encoding adenosine deaminase, translating to MTDLHPFIAGLPKAELHVHHVGSASPRIVAELASRHPDSKVPTDPEAIADYFTFTDFAHFIEVYLSVVDLVRTPDDVRTLTFEVARDMARQNIRYAELTITPYSSTRRGIDEKAFMEAIEDARRAAEAELGVILRWCFDIPGEAGLEAAAETARLAVDHRPEGLVSFGLGGPEIGVPRPQFKPYFDAARAAGLHSVPHAGETTGPETIWDAIRELGAERIGHGTSATQDPELLAYLAEHRIALEVCPTSNIATRAVTDLDQHPVKEMVAAGVLVTINSDDPPMFGSDLNNEYAVAARLLDLDERGLAQLAKNAVEASFLDPAGKAKLTAEIDTYTAEWLAR from the coding sequence ATGACCGACCTGCACCCCTTCATCGCGGGGCTGCCCAAGGCCGAACTGCACGTCCACCACGTCGGCTCGGCATCCCCTCGCATCGTGGCCGAGCTCGCCTCGCGGCACCCCGATTCGAAGGTCCCCACCGACCCCGAGGCCATTGCCGACTACTTCACCTTCACCGACTTCGCCCACTTCATCGAGGTCTACCTGTCGGTGGTCGACCTGGTCCGCACCCCGGACGACGTCCGCACCCTGACCTTCGAAGTCGCCCGCGACATGGCCCGGCAGAACATCCGCTACGCCGAGCTGACCATCACCCCGTACTCCTCCACCCGCCGCGGCATCGACGAGAAGGCCTTCATGGAGGCCATCGAGGACGCCCGCAGGGCCGCCGAGGCCGAACTCGGCGTCATCCTGCGCTGGTGCTTCGACATCCCCGGCGAGGCCGGCCTGGAGGCCGCCGCCGAGACCGCCCGGCTCGCTGTCGACCACCGCCCCGAGGGCCTGGTCTCCTTCGGTCTCGGCGGCCCCGAGATCGGCGTGCCGCGCCCGCAGTTCAAGCCGTACTTCGACGCGGCCCGCGCCGCCGGCCTGCACAGCGTCCCGCACGCCGGCGAGACCACCGGCCCGGAGACGATCTGGGACGCCATCCGCGAGCTGGGCGCCGAGCGCATCGGCCACGGCACCAGCGCCACCCAGGACCCGGAGCTGCTCGCGTACCTCGCCGAGCACCGGATCGCGCTGGAGGTCTGCCCGACCTCCAACATCGCCACCCGTGCGGTGACCGACCTCGACCAGCACCCGGTCAAGGAGATGGTCGCGGCGGGCGTGCTCGTCACCATCAACAGCGACGACCCGCCGATGTTCGGCTCCGACCTCAACAACGAGTACGCGGTGGCCGCACGCCTCCTCGATCTCGACGAGCGCGGACTCGCGCAGCTCGCCAAGAACGCCGTCGAGGCCTCCTTCCTGGACCCGGCCGGCAAGGCGAAGCTGACCGCCGAGATCGACACGTACACGGCCGAATGGCTCGCGCGCTGA
- a CDS encoding DUF4190 domain-containing protein translates to MNDSSPEPRDPWAPPERPAVELGKAQGPQGTPGVSGPPSVHDQPTLAGMPGDRIPPSAPPQNPIPTQNPMPTTAPIPTTPTTGQPASAVYGYPAQPGYGYPGDAGYPGPPGYPGYQGYPGQGAYPPYGARRSNGQGTTALVLGILSVVGCFTSFFAIALGIAAVVFGTLGRGKASRGEADNGGMALAGIILGSIGIVLGALLLVVMFAGLMDEGPGEDSRYDSPYDNSQVREKV, encoded by the coding sequence ATGAACGACAGCAGTCCCGAGCCGCGCGACCCGTGGGCGCCGCCGGAGCGGCCGGCGGTCGAGCTGGGCAAGGCGCAGGGTCCGCAGGGCACACCGGGCGTGTCGGGCCCGCCGTCCGTGCACGACCAGCCGACGCTCGCCGGAATGCCGGGCGACCGGATCCCGCCGTCCGCACCGCCCCAGAACCCGATACCGACGCAGAATCCGATGCCGACGACGGCCCCGATACCGACGACGCCGACGACCGGGCAGCCCGCGTCGGCGGTGTACGGGTATCCGGCCCAGCCCGGCTACGGATACCCCGGCGACGCGGGATACCCCGGTCCTCCCGGCTATCCCGGGTACCAGGGATACCCCGGCCAGGGCGCCTACCCGCCCTACGGGGCCCGGCGCAGCAATGGCCAGGGCACCACCGCGCTCGTCCTCGGGATCCTTTCGGTCGTCGGCTGCTTCACCAGCTTCTTCGCCATCGCCCTCGGCATAGCCGCGGTCGTCTTCGGCACCCTGGGCCGCGGCAAGGCGAGCCGCGGCGAGGCCGACAACGGCGGGATGGCGCTCGCCGGCATCATCCTGGGCTCGATCGGCATCGTGCTGGGCGCCCTGCTCCTCGTGGTCATGTTCGCCGGCCTCATGGACGAGGGGCCGGGCGAGGACTCGCGCTACGACAGCCCGTACGACAACTCGCAGGTGCGCGAGAAGGTCTGA
- a CDS encoding TROVE domain-containing protein, which translates to MARFNLRASRPAPVAPTSPVRSAGRARTAQGGPGHLRDPRSELFLLAVANFVTQQSAYESGEARDNRFAALVRTLAVEDPVWTAGLLGWLRGDANMRTASLVGAAEYVKARLDAGATDGPSNRGVVDSVLRRADEPGELLAYWTATYGRNVPKPVKRGIADAVRRLYSGTSLLKYDTDSKAYRFGDVLNLVHASPDPAKPWQGELFRHALDRRHNPDSAEVPAGNRTLAAHRALMELPVEQRRAVVTAPDAAERLAEAGMTWEALAGWLQGPMDAAAWEAVIPSMGAMALLRNLRNFDQAGVSDAVAARVAAKISGPEAVARSRQFPFRYLAAYQHAPSLRWAYPLEQALGHSLANVPALPGRTLVLVDRSGSMWTPLSDRSKLNRADAAAVFGAALALRAEQADLVQFGTTSEAVRCRRGESVLKVLERFGHLGGTYTAEAVKKHYRGHDRVLIVTDEQAAYGHGGDPTAEVPSTVPVYTWNLAGYRVGHAPSGTANRHTFGGLTDGAFRMVSLIEAGLDADWPWAS; encoded by the coding sequence ATGGCTCGTTTCAACCTGCGCGCGTCCAGGCCGGCGCCCGTCGCGCCCACCTCGCCCGTCCGCTCGGCCGGGCGCGCCCGCACCGCTCAGGGCGGCCCCGGCCACCTGCGCGACCCGCGCTCCGAGCTCTTCCTGCTCGCCGTCGCCAACTTCGTGACGCAGCAGAGCGCGTACGAGAGCGGCGAGGCGCGCGACAACCGCTTCGCTGCGCTCGTACGCACCCTCGCCGTCGAGGATCCCGTGTGGACCGCCGGTCTGCTGGGCTGGCTCCGCGGCGACGCGAACATGCGGACCGCCTCGCTCGTCGGCGCCGCCGAGTACGTGAAGGCACGGCTCGACGCGGGCGCCACCGACGGGCCTTCAAACCGCGGGGTCGTGGACTCGGTGCTGCGGCGCGCGGACGAGCCCGGTGAGCTGCTGGCCTACTGGACGGCGACGTACGGGCGGAACGTGCCCAAGCCCGTCAAGCGCGGCATCGCCGACGCCGTGCGCCGCCTCTACTCCGGCACCTCGCTGCTGAAGTACGACACCGACTCCAAGGCCTACCGCTTCGGCGACGTCCTCAACCTCGTGCACGCCTCCCCCGACCCGGCCAAGCCGTGGCAGGGCGAGTTGTTCCGCCACGCCCTCGACCGCAGGCACAACCCGGACAGCGCGGAGGTCCCCGCGGGCAACCGGACCCTCGCCGCGCACCGGGCGCTGATGGAGCTGCCGGTGGAGCAGCGGCGCGCCGTGGTCACCGCACCGGACGCCGCCGAGCGGCTCGCGGAGGCGGGCATGACCTGGGAGGCGCTGGCCGGCTGGCTGCAGGGGCCGATGGACGCGGCCGCCTGGGAGGCGGTCATCCCGTCCATGGGCGCGATGGCTCTGCTGCGCAACCTGCGCAACTTCGACCAGGCCGGGGTATCGGACGCGGTCGCCGCCCGGGTCGCGGCGAAGATCTCCGGCCCGGAGGCCGTCGCCCGGTCCCGGCAGTTCCCCTTCCGCTACCTGGCGGCCTATCAGCACGCGCCCTCGCTGCGCTGGGCGTATCCCCTGGAGCAGGCGCTCGGCCACTCACTGGCCAACGTACCGGCGCTGCCCGGGCGGACACTGGTCCTCGTCGACCGGTCCGGGTCGATGTGGACTCCGCTGTCGGACCGTTCCAAGCTCAACCGTGCGGACGCCGCGGCCGTCTTCGGCGCGGCTCTGGCACTGCGGGCCGAGCAGGCCGACCTGGTGCAGTTCGGCACGACCAGCGAGGCCGTCCGGTGCCGCCGGGGCGAGTCCGTGCTGAAGGTGCTGGAGCGGTTCGGGCATCTCGGCGGGACCTACACGGCCGAGGCCGTGAAGAAGCACTACCGGGGCCACGACCGGGTGCTGATCGTCACCGACGAGCAGGCCGCCTACGGCCACGGCGGCGACCCGACGGCCGAGGTGCCGTCCACGGTCCCGGTCTACACCTGGAACCTGGCCGGCTACCGGGTGGGGCACGCGCCCTCGGGCACCGCGAACCGGCACACCTTCGGCGGGCTCACGGACGGAGCCTTCCGGATGGTGTCCCTGATCGAGGCGGGCCTGGACGCCGACTGGCCGTGGGCCTCCTGA
- a CDS encoding NADAR family protein, with amino-acid sequence MEMIDNLIKQVSRGERVKYLPFWGHRPQPDGRLGPSCLSQWWPSAFTVGDVRYATAEHWMMAGKARLFGDAEAERAAVAAKSPAAAKKVGRLVRGFDDAIWERERFALVVEGSVHKFGSDPALRAYLLGTGSRVLVEASPMDRIWGIGLAADDDRALNPVRWRGLNLLGFALMEARERLREDAA; translated from the coding sequence ATGGAGATGATCGACAATCTGATCAAGCAGGTCAGCCGTGGTGAGCGGGTGAAGTACCTGCCGTTCTGGGGGCACCGGCCGCAGCCGGACGGCAGGCTCGGCCCGAGCTGCCTGAGCCAGTGGTGGCCCTCTGCCTTCACTGTCGGTGACGTCCGTTATGCGACCGCGGAACACTGGATGATGGCCGGCAAGGCCCGGCTGTTCGGGGACGCCGAGGCGGAGCGCGCCGCGGTGGCCGCGAAGAGCCCGGCGGCCGCGAAGAAGGTCGGCCGGCTCGTGCGCGGCTTCGACGACGCGATATGGGAGCGGGAGCGCTTCGCCCTGGTGGTCGAGGGCAGCGTGCACAAGTTCGGCTCCGACCCGGCGCTGCGCGCGTACCTGCTGGGCACGGGGAGCCGGGTGCTGGTGGAGGCGAGCCCGATGGACCGGATCTGGGGCATCGGACTGGCCGCCGACGACGACCGCGCCCTGAACCCGGTGCGCTGGCGCGGGCTGAACCTGCTGGGCTTCGCCCTGATGGAGGCCCGCGAGCGGCTGCGCGAGGACGCCGCGTGA
- a CDS encoding gamma-aminobutyraldehyde dehydrogenase encodes MGNRFQVKDRFADGAQYIDGQLRAGTSGRSHTVVDPATGDEVLTYELASTADVDEAVAAARRAFPGWSGATPGERSDALHRLAAVLAEQAEDFAYAESLQCGKPIKLSTEFDVPGTIDNTAFFAGAARHLQGQAAAEYSGDHTSYVRREAIGVVGSIAPWNYPLQMAAWKILPAIAAGNTVVLKPAELTPLTSLMFAQAAKDAGLPDGVINIVTGAGREAGEHLVGHPDVVMTSFTGSTAVGKRVAEIATATVKRLHLELGGKAPFLVFDDADLEAAAHGAVAASLINTGQDCTAATRAYVQRPLHDAFVARVAELMESVRLGDPFAPTTDLGPLVSHAQRDRVAAFVERARAYATVVTGGEIPAGDLAEGAYYRPTLIAGAAQDSEVVQSEIFGPVLVVLPFDTDDEGIALANDTPYGLAASAWSRDVYRAGRATREIKAGCVWVNDHIPIISEMPHGGYKASGFGKDMSAYSFEEYTQVKHVMYDNTAVAEKDWHRTIFGDRP; translated from the coding sequence ATGGGCAACCGCTTCCAGGTCAAAGACCGCTTCGCAGACGGCGCGCAGTACATCGACGGGCAGCTGAGGGCCGGCACCTCCGGTCGGTCACACACGGTGGTCGATCCGGCCACCGGCGACGAGGTCCTCACCTACGAGCTCGCGAGCACCGCGGACGTCGACGAAGCCGTCGCCGCCGCCAGGAGGGCCTTCCCGGGCTGGTCCGGCGCCACTCCCGGCGAGCGTTCGGACGCCCTGCACCGGCTGGCCGCCGTACTGGCCGAACAGGCGGAGGACTTCGCGTACGCCGAGTCCCTGCAGTGCGGCAAGCCGATCAAGCTGTCCACGGAGTTCGACGTGCCGGGGACCATCGACAACACGGCCTTCTTCGCGGGCGCGGCCCGCCACCTCCAGGGGCAGGCCGCCGCCGAGTACTCGGGCGACCACACCTCGTACGTACGCCGCGAGGCCATCGGGGTCGTCGGCTCGATCGCGCCCTGGAACTATCCGCTCCAGATGGCCGCCTGGAAGATCCTCCCGGCGATCGCCGCCGGCAACACCGTCGTCCTCAAGCCCGCCGAGCTCACCCCGCTGACCTCCCTGATGTTCGCGCAGGCGGCCAAGGACGCGGGCCTGCCCGACGGCGTGATCAACATCGTCACCGGCGCCGGCCGCGAGGCCGGAGAGCACCTGGTGGGCCACCCCGACGTGGTGATGACCTCCTTCACCGGCTCCACCGCCGTCGGCAAGCGCGTCGCCGAGATCGCCACCGCCACCGTCAAGCGGCTCCACCTGGAGCTCGGCGGCAAGGCCCCCTTCCTCGTCTTCGACGACGCCGACCTGGAGGCCGCCGCCCACGGCGCCGTCGCCGCCTCCCTCATCAACACCGGCCAGGACTGCACGGCCGCGACCCGTGCCTATGTCCAGCGCCCCCTGCACGACGCCTTCGTCGCCCGGGTGGCCGAGCTGATGGAGAGCGTCCGCCTCGGCGACCCCTTCGCGCCCACCACCGACCTGGGCCCGCTGGTCTCGCACGCCCAGCGCGACCGGGTCGCCGCCTTCGTCGAGCGCGCCCGGGCCTACGCCACCGTCGTCACGGGCGGCGAGATCCCGGCGGGGGACCTGGCCGAGGGCGCCTACTACCGGCCCACCCTCATTGCCGGCGCCGCCCAGGACAGCGAGGTGGTCCAGTCCGAGATCTTCGGTCCGGTCCTGGTCGTCCTGCCCTTCGACACCGACGACGAGGGGATCGCGCTGGCCAACGACACACCGTATGGACTCGCGGCCTCCGCCTGGAGCCGTGACGTCTACCGGGCGGGCCGCGCCACCCGCGAGATCAAGGCGGGCTGCGTCTGGGTCAACGACCACATCCCGATCATCAGCGAGATGCCCCACGGGGGATACAAGGCCAGCGGCTTCGGAAAGGACATGTCTGCCTACTCCTTCGAGGAGTACACGCAGGTCAAGCACGTGATGTACGACAACACCGCGGTGGCCGAGAAGGACTGGCACCGCACGATCTTCGGGGACCGTCCGTAA
- a CDS encoding polyamine ABC transporter substrate-binding protein — MEQFEPDRLSAAQLAAMRRSFTGGRGALTRRSLLRASGVGALTLAGLSTLAGCGIPPAKRAGDAAAASDDHSDREKEINFSNWTEYMDTSEDEKSRPTLEEFTKRTGIKVKYTEDINDNVEFFGKIRPQLAAGQDTGRDLIVVTDWLAARMIRLGWAQKLDPAHLPHAFANLSPQFRSPDWDPGRAYSYPWTGISTVIAYNEKATDGKKVDSVTQLLDDPTLKGRVGFLTEMRDSVGMTLLDQGKDPASFTNADFDEAVGRLQKGVDKKQIRRFTGNDYTSDLDKGDLAACLAWAGDIIQLQAGNPDIKFAIPAAGYITSSDNLLVPANARHKANAEKLIDYYYELPAAAQLAAYISYVCPVEGVKDELAKIDPELAENTLIVPDKAMTAKSHAFRSLSSEEETAYEEKFAKLIGA, encoded by the coding sequence ATGGAGCAGTTCGAGCCCGACCGCCTCTCGGCGGCGCAACTCGCCGCGATGCGGCGCAGCTTCACCGGCGGGCGCGGCGCCCTCACCCGCCGCTCACTGCTGCGCGCCTCCGGAGTCGGAGCGCTCACCCTCGCAGGGCTGTCCACCCTCGCCGGGTGCGGGATCCCGCCCGCCAAACGCGCGGGCGACGCGGCAGCGGCCTCCGACGACCACTCGGACCGGGAGAAGGAGATCAACTTCTCCAACTGGACCGAGTACATGGACACCAGCGAGGACGAGAAGTCCCGTCCCACACTGGAGGAGTTCACCAAGCGGACCGGCATCAAGGTCAAATACACCGAGGACATCAACGACAACGTCGAGTTCTTCGGCAAGATCCGCCCCCAGCTCGCGGCCGGCCAGGACACCGGCCGCGACCTGATCGTGGTCACCGACTGGCTCGCCGCCCGCATGATCCGCCTGGGCTGGGCCCAGAAGCTGGACCCCGCGCACCTGCCGCACGCCTTCGCCAACCTGTCGCCGCAGTTCCGCAGCCCCGACTGGGACCCGGGCCGCGCGTACAGCTACCCGTGGACCGGCATCTCCACCGTCATCGCCTACAACGAGAAGGCGACCGACGGCAAGAAGGTCGACTCCGTCACCCAGCTGCTCGACGACCCCACCCTCAAGGGCCGCGTCGGTTTCCTGACGGAGATGCGCGACAGCGTCGGCATGACCCTGCTCGACCAGGGCAAGGACCCCGCCTCCTTCACGAACGCCGACTTCGACGAGGCCGTCGGCCGGCTCCAGAAGGGCGTGGACAAGAAGCAGATCCGCCGCTTCACCGGCAACGACTACACCTCCGACCTCGACAAGGGCGACCTCGCCGCCTGTCTCGCCTGGGCCGGCGACATCATCCAGCTCCAGGCCGGGAACCCGGACATCAAGTTCGCCATCCCCGCCGCCGGATACATCACCTCCAGCGACAACCTGCTGGTCCCCGCCAACGCCCGGCACAAGGCCAACGCGGAGAAGCTCATCGACTACTACTACGAGCTTCCGGCCGCCGCGCAACTGGCCGCGTACATCAGCTACGTCTGCCCCGTCGAGGGCGTCAAGGACGAGCTCGCGAAGATCGATCCCGAACTCGCGGAGAACACCCTGATCGTTCCGGACAAGGCGATGACCGCCAAGTCCCACGCCTTCCGCTCCCTCAGCAGCGAGGAAGAGACGGCGTACGAGGAGAAGTTCGCCAAGCTCATCGGCGCCTGA
- a CDS encoding ABC transporter ATP-binding protein yields MTDKTAGGDVRLSGISKHYGTFTAVHPLDLTIPQGSFFALLGASGCGKTTTLRMIAGLEEPSTGTVHLGDREVTDLQPYKRPVNTVFQSYALFPHLSIFENVAFGLRRRGVKSVKKQVDDMLELVQLGQFAQRKPHQLSGGQQQRVAVARALINHPQVLLLDEPLGALDLKLRRQMQLELKRIQTEVGITFVHVTHDQEEAMTMADTVAVMNGGRVEQLGAPAELYENPGTTFVANFLGTSNLIEASVESAGSEVVVSASGAKLRLPAARCSTTPRAGGKLLVGVRPEKVSLVPAEEENAIATGRNRITGRIAASSFIGVSTQFVIDSPVCPELEVYVQNIERDSRLVPGAEVVLHWNPEHTFGLDAAQDIDAGIETVEESA; encoded by the coding sequence ATGACTGACAAGACCGCGGGCGGCGACGTCCGCCTCTCCGGGATCAGCAAGCACTACGGCACCTTCACCGCCGTGCACCCGCTGGATCTCACCATCCCCCAGGGCTCCTTCTTCGCCCTGCTCGGCGCATCCGGCTGCGGGAAGACCACCACCCTGCGCATGATCGCCGGCCTGGAGGAGCCGTCCACCGGGACGGTTCACCTCGGCGACCGGGAAGTCACCGACCTGCAGCCGTACAAGCGCCCGGTCAACACGGTCTTCCAGAGCTACGCGCTCTTCCCGCACCTGAGCATCTTCGAGAACGTCGCCTTCGGGCTGCGCCGCCGCGGCGTCAAGTCGGTCAAGAAGCAGGTCGACGACATGCTGGAGCTGGTCCAGCTCGGCCAGTTCGCCCAGCGCAAGCCGCACCAGCTCTCCGGCGGCCAGCAGCAACGCGTCGCCGTCGCCCGCGCCCTGATCAACCACCCGCAGGTACTGCTCCTCGACGAGCCGCTCGGTGCCCTCGACCTCAAGCTCCGCCGCCAGATGCAGCTGGAGCTCAAGCGGATCCAGACCGAGGTCGGCATCACCTTCGTGCACGTCACGCACGACCAGGAGGAGGCCATGACCATGGCCGACACGGTCGCCGTGATGAACGGCGGCCGCGTCGAGCAGCTGGGCGCCCCCGCCGAGCTGTACGAGAACCCGGGCACCACCTTCGTCGCCAACTTCCTCGGCACCTCGAACCTCATCGAGGCGTCCGTGGAGTCCGCCGGCTCCGAGGTGGTCGTCTCGGCCTCCGGCGCGAAGCTCCGGCTGCCCGCCGCCCGATGTTCGACCACACCCCGCGCCGGCGGGAAGCTGCTGGTCGGTGTGCGCCCGGAGAAGGTGTCCCTGGTCCCGGCCGAGGAGGAGAACGCCATCGCGACGGGCCGGAACAGGATCACCGGCCGCATAGCCGCCTCCTCCTTCATCGGCGTCTCCACGCAGTTCGTCATCGACAGCCCCGTCTGCCCCGAGCTGGAGGTCTACGTCCAGAACATCGAGCGCGACAGCCGCCTGGTCCCGGGCGCCGAGGTCGTTCTGCACTGGAACCCGGAGCACACCTTCGGGCTCGACGCGGCCCAGGACATAGACGCGGGCATCGAGACGGTCGAGGAGAGCGCGTGA
- a CDS encoding ABC transporter permease, translating to MTATAAPPQAPAPTEPPVHKASLRKRLIPYWLLLPGILWLVVFFVLPMVYQASTSVQTGSLEEGFKVTWHFGTYWDAFTEYYPQFLRSLLYAGTATALCLLLGYPLAYLIAFKAGRWRNLLLVLVIAPFFTSFLIRTLAWKTILADGGPVVDVLNNVGFLDVTSWLGMTEGDRVLATPLAVVCGLTYNFLPFMILPLYSSLERIDTRLHEAAGDLYARPATVFRKVTFPLSMPGVVSGTLLTFIPASGDYVNAELLGSTDTRMIGNVIQSQYLRILDYPTAAALSFILMAIVLIMVTIYIRRAGTEDLV from the coding sequence GTGACCGCCACCGCCGCGCCGCCCCAGGCGCCCGCCCCCACCGAACCTCCGGTGCACAAGGCGTCCCTGCGCAAGCGGCTGATCCCGTACTGGCTGCTGCTCCCCGGCATCCTGTGGCTGGTGGTCTTCTTCGTGCTGCCGATGGTCTACCAGGCCTCCACCTCGGTGCAGACCGGCTCCCTCGAAGAGGGCTTCAAGGTCACCTGGCACTTCGGGACCTACTGGGACGCCTTCACCGAGTACTACCCGCAGTTCCTGCGCTCCCTGCTCTACGCGGGCACCGCGACCGCGCTGTGCCTGCTGCTCGGGTACCCGCTGGCCTACCTGATCGCCTTCAAGGCGGGCCGCTGGCGCAACCTGCTCCTCGTGCTGGTCATCGCCCCGTTCTTCACCAGCTTCCTGATCCGCACCCTGGCCTGGAAGACGATCCTGGCCGACGGCGGCCCGGTGGTCGACGTCCTCAACAACGTCGGCTTCCTCGACGTCACCAGCTGGCTCGGCATGACCGAGGGGGACCGGGTTCTGGCCACGCCGCTCGCGGTGGTCTGCGGCCTGACGTACAACTTCCTCCCCTTCATGATCCTGCCGCTGTACTCCTCGCTGGAGCGCATCGACACCCGCCTCCACGAGGCGGCCGGGGACCTCTACGCCCGCCCCGCCACGGTCTTCCGCAAGGTGACCTTCCCGCTCTCCATGCCGGGCGTGGTCTCCGGGACCCTGCTCACCTTCATCCCGGCGAGCGGCGACTACGTGAACGCCGAGCTGCTCGGGTCCACGGACACCCGGATGATCGGCAACGTCATCCAGTCGCAGTACCTGCGGATCCTCGACTACCCGACGGCGGCCGCGCTGTCCTTCATTCTCATGGCCATCGTGCTGATCATGGTGACCATCTACATCCGCCGAGCGGGGACGGAGGACCTGGTCTGA
- a CDS encoding ABC transporter permease — MRNPLTWLRRNLVVIAGLGTLAYMILPNVVVTVFSFNNPTGRFNYAWQEFSLDAWKDPCGVADMCGSLSLSLQIALWSTLVATALGTAIAFALVRYRFRARGAVNSLIFLPMAMPEIVMAASLLALFLNMGIQLGFWTILIAHIMFCLSFVVAAVKARVLSMDPRLEEAARDLYAGPVQTFVRVTLPIAAPGIAAGALLSFALSFDDFIITNFNSGNTVTFPMFVWGSAQRGTPVQINVIGTAMFVIAVLVVLAGQMIGNRRKKAQPK; from the coding sequence ATGCGCAATCCCCTCACCTGGCTGCGGCGCAACCTGGTCGTCATCGCGGGCCTCGGCACGCTCGCGTACATGATCCTGCCGAACGTCGTCGTCACCGTCTTCTCCTTCAACAACCCCACCGGGCGGTTCAACTACGCCTGGCAGGAGTTCTCCCTCGACGCGTGGAAGGACCCCTGCGGCGTCGCCGACATGTGCGGCTCCCTGTCCCTCTCGCTCCAGATCGCGCTCTGGTCCACCCTCGTCGCGACCGCGCTGGGCACCGCGATCGCCTTCGCGCTGGTGCGCTACCGCTTCCGGGCCCGCGGGGCGGTCAACTCGCTGATCTTCCTGCCCATGGCCATGCCCGAGATCGTGATGGCGGCCTCGCTGCTCGCGCTCTTCCTCAACATGGGCATCCAGCTGGGCTTCTGGACGATCCTGATCGCGCACATCATGTTCTGCCTCAGCTTCGTCGTCGCCGCCGTCAAGGCACGTGTCCTGTCGATGGACCCGCGGCTGGAGGAGGCCGCCCGCGACCTGTACGCCGGGCCCGTGCAGACCTTCGTACGGGTCACCTTGCCGATCGCGGCCCCCGGTATCGCGGCGGGCGCGCTGCTCTCCTTCGCGCTCTCCTTCGACGACTTCATCATCACCAACTTCAACTCGGGCAACACCGTCACCTTCCCCATGTTCGTGTGGGGCTCGGCCCAGCGCGGTACGCCCGTGCAGATCAACGTCATCGGTACGGCGATGTTCGTCATCGCGGTGCTGGTGGTCCTCGCCGGTCAGATGATCGGCAACCGTCGCAAGAAGGCACAACCGAAGTAA